The window CCTGATGATACCATGTGATCCAGCTGTGTATGAACTCTGCCAAACCTTTATGGCAGAGTAGTAGCATAAACATTAAGTTGACATGTAACATGTAAGAGAAACTCACCTTGAATAAGCTTTGTAGCCAAGCACTGTAATGTCAGATATATAAttagaaaacaacacaaatgatTTATACCTGGTAATATTTGATTAGTTGTTCTGATGGTGAACtgcaaaaaatagaaaaaacaagGCAAAGACATCTCAAAAATTCTCTAGAAAGGGGAGCCAAGGATTACCACAGAGGGATCTACAACAATCTGGCAATGAGAGGAGAAATGAGCCTCTTTCAGCTGCAGATCCAATCAACGAAGTAAGGTGGTGCAGACCTGCCCACCTGGGAATGGGGAATAACAGAAAAGGTAAAAACGAACAAACTACAATGAATCGCACATTCTGTTGAGCTCAGTTTCAGCATTAAAGGAAATCGGAATTTTgtcaatatactgtatatgactGGGGTCATATGACTGCAGAACCATCTTTAACCGTCAGCAGCTACAAAACAGCGTTGGAGGTGGTTAAAGGTTGCCTGCTCTCCCTGAGACAGCACTACCTTTGACACTCTTTCACCCATGGCCTGCATCATTACGCGTAACACTGCTATGGcaagctgtaaaaataaaatgttagaAGAAATATTTGAGATGCTTAAGTTCAACGTGAATGGCAAACACATACAGTAGACACAAAGGCGTCACTGCAGTGTTTCAATGCTCTTTGGCGTATGTGGCGTTACAATATCAGAGACACAATTACCATATTATCCATAACCCCTTATTTAATGACACATATCTCCCGGTATTGAAaagtttgtctttttattcTACATGGAAAAGTTTTGTGAGATCACCCAAAAGTTATGCGAGATCACGCATGGGAGATGGGGGATCTTAGACTGTAAGCCATTGCACATTTCATCACAGACCACAGGGGGCAATAATGCACTCTAAGAATTTGTTGCTGCCGTAGAATGTCGACGAAGAaaaagaagacgaagaagacGACGAGCCCTTTTGACTGAAGGTCGTGATAGCATTGTACCGGTTCCGACATGATTTCTCTTACGACCCGACTAGGGGCTCTTTCCCCTTATACGCAAGCGACAGCGTTCACAGTTGCAAGTCCCTTTAAAACTCTGCAACCTGTGATTTTTGTTACTGGAGATAAGGTGTTGTTGGATCCGAAAAAAACGCCTTTGTGTCGCGAATCTGTAAATGGCCAAACCCCGAGGACAGGCCCTTCTGTCAGAGTTAGCATCAATGGTAAGCACCGTTCGAAAGTAGCTCCTTTAGCTCACCGCAATCACCTCATATCAGTTTCTAGACTTACTTGACTTCCAGGTATGGTTTAAATGTCGCACTGTTGATGTGTAATATGAGGTAATTATTGGATTAAAAACGTGTGCATTTTCGTTGCTGGATTGTCGTATCCGTATTAAGGTGGTTGGCTCGCCGATATTGCGGTTGTGGGCCAGAGATCTAGAAGAACTTTACACAGTGGTGAACTTCAACTCGCAGTGCTTCAGAAGAAATTCCAAGCGGCCTAGAAAGCATTTTTATTTCCATAGGCTTTCATTGACTTAAATCGATATGTGTAAATTAGTCGATAGAACACTTACAGCTACACCTCATCGTTTTTATTAGTTTCGTATGTAAACACACTGTAACTATCCCAGTGAATCAGGATCATATTTACAACAGACCCACAATTTATGGTGATTTACAAAACCATAATTTACAATTCCTGTATCGATTCACTCATTTAAAACGAATTCCAGCAGATGTAAAATCTCATTTAAGGACACTGAAGCACTTTATATGAAATATGTTATATCAGCATACTACCATGTCACAACTCATCCTCATGATTTGGAAAGATCAGTATGTGTTGGTAAAACAATATGTAACGAGAGAAAATGTTTTAGAAATAGTATGAAAAGTTGCCACTGACACAAGAATATAGAAACAGTGCAGTACAGTAACAGAATGTTGTCATGTTTGCAAATGTATCAAAAAAGGTGGTTGGTATTGGGAAAATAGATTTACAGTGTTACACAGGTGGCTTATTCCAGTAGCTGCAAACCTATAACTACATTTGACCCTTGTTTTCCTCCAGGATCTACAGGAGTTCGATTTGCACACACAGATATCAGGATACCAGATTTCAATGACTACAGACGCCCAGAGGTGCTTGACCCCAACAAATCCTCACAGCAAAGCCATGACTCCCGAAGAACATTTTCCTATCTGCTCACAGGAGCCACAACAGTTGTGGGTGTTTATGCTGCCAAAACACTTGTGACACAGTTTGTTTCCTCCATGAGTGCTTCAGCTGATGTGTTGGCCCTCTCCAAGATTGAAATCAAGCTAACTGACATACCAGAAGGAAAAAACATGACTTTCAAATGGAGAGGTAAACCACTGTTTGTTCGCCACCGCACAGAGAAAGAAATTGCCACAGAAAATGCTGTAAACCTAGCAGATCTGCGAGACCCACAACACGACAAGGATAGGGTCATGAATCCCCGCTGGGTCATTGTTCTTGGAGTGTGTACTCATCTAGGGTGTGTGCCCATTGCCAATGCTGGTGATTATGGTGGTTATTACTGCCCCTGTCATGGTTCACACTATGATGCCTCTGGACGCATCAGGAAAGGGCCTGCCCCCCTCAATTTAGAGGTTCCCTATTATGAGTTTCCAGATGATGACACTGTGGTTGTTGGATAAGTAAAATTCTCAGTGTTGAATATAATTCTCAGAATGAGATCCTTGTAAAATATCATAGATGGCAATATTAAGATTCACTGATCCAGGTGCCAGTAATCATATGCTCCAACTACTagaatttaaatttattttcttGGCATTTACCGATACTAGATGAGATCCTCTTTGCTCTACATAACCAGTGCTTTTTCAGCATTGACCATTACAAAGTCGTGCATGTAATGTGAAATAATTGTATATCATTATCTCTGGGAAGTAAAAAATAATTCAGAGTGTTTATTCAGagtgttgttttcatttcttttttcagttg is drawn from Takifugu flavidus isolate HTHZ2018 chromosome 2, ASM371156v2, whole genome shotgun sequence and contains these coding sequences:
- the LOC130515022 gene encoding cytochrome b-c1 complex subunit Rieske, mitochondrial, translated to MISLTTRLGALSPYTQATAFTVASPFKTLQPVIFVTGDKVLLDPKKTPLCRESVNGQTPRTGPSVRVSINGSTGVRFAHTDIRIPDFNDYRRPEVLDPNKSSQQSHDSRRTFSYLLTGATTVVGVYAAKTLVTQFVSSMSASADVLALSKIEIKLTDIPEGKNMTFKWRGKPLFVRHRTEKEIATENAVNLADLRDPQHDKDRVMNPRWVIVLGVCTHLGCVPIANAGDYGGYYCPCHGSHYDASGRIRKGPAPLNLEVPYYEFPDDDTVVVG